Proteins encoded by one window of Chiroxiphia lanceolata isolate bChiLan1 chromosome 26, bChiLan1.pri, whole genome shotgun sequence:
- the GPR179 gene encoding probable G-protein coupled receptor 179 isoform X9, giving the protein MEPRRWPLLWGVRAVLVHVTVLTAGQRPQERPPRPPGWSPGPSSSWAPTLEPGAPGDAEGSAAALAFLRTGDAQRLARANCSGGVAAGPPGPGPPPALRAALRAAPEALAHTANFLNMLFQTNDIREASVAEDVEWYQALVRSLAEGHPWVRRAVLALDAHPLAPKPRLMLQATKGDGQILLQDVSASAPSLGNLSWDNEWFNALKSQRTPQLRKRVLSNDLRSMETPKWQRGDSYVGDPGHVRWSPPFLECREGRFLPAWAVTLSSAFYGLKPDLSPEFKGVVRVDVELRDVAIDQCASGPGWFSDTHRCDLNSTQCVPQESRGFVLGRYLCRCRPGFYGAGGVASGAWAGPDGGSRLACWPCRPGCATCEDDKPCLIQEDPVLRAAVLSCQACCMLAIFLSMLVSYHFRRSKRIRASGIILLETILFGSLLLYFPVFILYFKPSIFRCIVLRWVRMLGFATVYGTITLKLYRVLKVFLSRSAQRAPYVSSGRVLKMLAPILLLVLWFLAAWTIGMLENINKNIPLVIRTQTTHGLHFYICGHDCWDYMMVIAEMLFLLWGSFLCYATRAVPSAFHEPRYMGIALHNELMISTAFHVVRFIIIPSLHPDWTLLLFFAHTHGTVTMTLALLFIPKFLHRGSPLREEITAEVYEDELDMRRSGSCLNSSIASAWSEHSLDPDDIREELKKLYRQLEVHKTWRMATNNPHLPRKRSSRRSLARSILRRGAEPPEAPSRRSSAGDRGSIPGRRGSSARRPPDTGGTGARMRDEGARRRSSALRKSRSSEGPPRGSPSPGTLPPEEPSPGREEMEVTLEQSDSDSLDAAPLVCKSASAQNLSGHWQRPPARAPALQKSHSVVTGAREEALLAASRAAREGWHSSRQLSAPASRHPPGRAPPRDAGKAKIPAKSCSQEDASPLGDAKAQKHVTYAPTKSVSIDSAHPPRKVRVAVRKTPPVPPVRYESLGRHSGPAGDSLEPAEPPRDPPAPAGEAEGTPEGTPEGHPGRSSPSAGKGGLLSPPPISAQVCPWELIQDEILSRKQKAAEAAESGIPGDTETTGPEPKPAPAKTFRSLGLAIKALNRSRGKSILRGRRESEGSFRKRGSSRREKSSLAEASATSLGGTGPDPAAKSPEGGRQRPEPPSRGYTVPCQHNNNAATPGEATGWGDSGTEGQWDSLVPGTAGGDEVAEQPGGKTQVEPQEGDGAPGVDPGKDVPAVDPGKDVPAVDPGKDVPAVDPGKDVPAVDPGKDVPAVDPGKDAPAVDRGKDAPAVMLEEGTAKGLQGMNGSIQPQEHTEEEQPPAKPTPSSPQPSTTSVQGEARGKPRTGVFPPGSLGIPAGRGALLRQEAVASREDGGLPVGEESPAKALGKGSSQDEPLGPGGSQDTDRARDAAGKAGTVPKPSSQQAGSVDSKKATICPWEVEDEPRPRTEICPWEEAAAPAGKEGLRQDTSKREGKPGSRGVGDTKAKLAGTGGRREQHRDTGIFTELVRKSLEKAESKKSQSMESIKEEICPWESLGTEKALGQPPARSTALPKSPSGKSQSTESLKAEICPWEAQEPKSSEICPWEGAEPPSGKEKLRPSTVSKSPSASQDLLKETGVGASGKEEKAKRDHESICPWESTDTEQPLPKLHTGSTEPSKKSAEICPWEDQEVKSSDKAEICPWESMEQPLGKARAGSTEPSKKSQSKESLKAEICPWEDQEPKSSDRAEICPWEGAEPPSQQPKAQQVSQGGSRGDKRITRQAALASPERSPGKGSRDREAVCPWESLGTQEPSGPSHVVGTGLPKSPSGKSQSVESLKAEICPWEAQEVKSSDRAEICPWEGAEAQLDKGTAPGKDRVPPKGVATSKLVEKGSRDRESVCPWESTEMEQPQAKPHTGSTEPSKKSDSTESRKSEICPWETAEPMGLEKESSKAGVHPRGADRTSHPGMGKPKPVAGAGVGSPTALLEKSKGSSDGEAKHKPLCRLPPSIQPPGMGSSSRPGTGLAEVCPWEAEEAPSAPAKPSTDTRKSSEVCPWEEERVDPTPTHQGQGRARGTPRDGEGGERDTQPEVCPWDHQ; this is encoded by the exons ATGGAGCCGCGCCGCTGGCCGCTGCTCTGGGGCGTCCGCGCGGTGCTGGTGCACGTCACGGTGCTCACGGCGGGGCAGCGCCCGCAGGAGAGACCCCCGCGGCCGCCAGGATGGTCGCCGGGCCCCTCATCCTCGTGGGCGCCCACCCTGGAGCCGGGAGCGCCGGGGGACGCCGAGGGCTCGGCGGCAGCGCTGGCGTTCCTGCGCACGGGGGATGCCCAGCGCCTGGCCCGGGCCAACTGCAGCGGGGGGGTCGCGGCGGGACCCCCCGGCCCGGggccccccccggccctgcGAGCCGCCCTCCGGGCCGCCCCTGAGGCGCTGGCACACACCGCCAACTTCCTCAACATGCTCTTCCAGACCAACGACATCCGCGAGGCCAGCGTGGCCGAGGACGTGGAGTGGTACCAGGCGCTGGTCCGCAGCCTGGCCGAGGGGCACCCGTGGGTGCGCCGGGCGGTGCTGGCCCTCGACGCCCACCCGCTGGCCCCCAAGCCCCGGCTGATGCTCCAGGCCACCAAGGGGGACGGGCAGATCCTACTGCAGGACGTCTCGGCCTCCGCCCCCAGCCTGGGCAACCTCAGCTGGGACAACGAGTGGTTCAACGCCCTCAAGTCCCAGCGGACCCCCCAGCTCCGCAAGCGCGTGCTCAGCAACGACCTGCGCAGCATGGAGACCCCCAAGTGGCAGCGGGGGGACAGCTACGTGGGCGACCCGGGCCACGTGAGGTGGTCGCCGCCGTTCCTGGAGTGCCGGGAGGGCCGGTTCCTGCCCGCCTGGGCGGTCACGCTCTCCTCCGCCTTCTACGGGCTCAAGCCAGACCTCAGCCCCGAGTTCAA GGGTGTGGTGCGGGTGGATGTGGAGCTGCGGGATGTGGCCATCGACCAGTGCGCCAGCGGGCCGGGCTGGTTCTCTGACACACATCGCTGTGACCTCAACAGCACCCAG TGTGTGCCCCAGGAGAGCCGTGGCTTCGTCCTCGGGAGGTACCTGTGCCGGTGCAGGCCGGGCTTTTACGGGGCCGGCGGAGTGGCCAGCGGTGCCTGGGCAG ggccgGACGGGGGGTCCCGCCTGGCGTGCTGGCCCTGCCGCCCGGGCTGTGCCACCTGTGAGGATGACAAGCCGTGCCTGATCCAGGAGGACCCGGTGCTGCGGGCGGCCGTGCTGTCGTGCCAGGCCTGCTGCATGCTGGCCATCTTCCTCAGCATGCTCGTCTCCTACCACTTCAGACGGAGCAAG aggaTCCGGGCATCGGGAATCATCCTCCTGGAGACCATCCTCTTTGGATCCCTCCTCCTCTACTTCCCC GTGTTCATCCTGTACTTCAAGCCGAGCATCTTCCGCTGCATCGTCCTGCGCTGGGTGCGGATGCTCGGCTTCGCCACCGTCTACGGCACCATCACCCTCAAGCTGTACAG gGTGCTGAAGGTGTTCCTGTCCCGCTCGGCCCAGCGGGCGCCCTACGTGTCGAGCGGGCGGGTGCTGAAGATGCTGGCgcccatcctgctcctggtgctgtggTTCCTGGCAGCCTGGACCATCGGGATGCTGGAGAACATCAACAAGAACATCCCGCTGGTGATCCGCACCCAGACCACCCACGGGCTCCACTTCTACATCTGCGGCCACGACTGCTGGGACTACATGATGGTCATTG ccgagatgctgttcctgctgtgggGCAGCTTCCTGTGCTACGCCACCCGGGCCGTGCCCTCCGCCTTCCACGAGCCCCGGTACATGGGCATCGCCCTCCACAACGAGCTCATGATCTCCACTGCCTTCCACGTGGTCAG GTTCATCATCATCCCCTCCCTGCATCCTGACTGGactctgctcctcttcttcgCTCACACCCACGGCACCGTCACCATGACCCTGGCCCTGCTCTTTATCCCCAAG TTCCTGCACAGGGGCTCTCCGCTGCGGGAGGAGATCACGGCCGAGGTGTACGAGGACGAGCTGGACATGCGGCGCTCGGGCTCCTGCCTGAACAGCAGCATCGCGTCCGCCTGGAGCGAGCACAGTCTCGACCCCGATGACATTCGG gaggagctgaagaagctcTACCGGCAGCTGGAGGTGCACAAGACGTGGCGGATGGCGACCAACAACCCCCACCTGCCCAGGAAGCGCAGCTCCCGCCGCAGCCTCGCCCGCTCCATCCTGCGCCGCGGGGCCGAGCCGCCCGAGGCCCCGTCCCGCCGGAGCAGCGCCGGGGACCGCGGGAGCATCCCGGGCCGCCGCGGCTCCTCCGCCAGGCGCCCGCCGGACACCGGCGGCACCGGCGCGAGGATGAGGGACGAGGGAGCCCGGCGCCGCTCCTCGGCCCTGCGCAAGTCCCGCAGCTCCGAGGGGCCCCCCCGAGGGTCGCCCAGCCCCGGCACCCTCCCCCCCGAGGAGCCCTCGCcggggagggaggagatggaggtgACCTTGGAGCAATCCGACAGCGACTCCCTGGACGCCGCCCCGCTCGTGTGCAAGTCGGCCAGCGCCCAAAACCTGTCGGGGCACTGGCAGAGACCCCCGGCCCGGGCGCCCGCCCTGCAGAAGTCACACAGCGTCGTCACCGGGGCGCGGGAGGAGGCCCTGCTGGCGGCCAGCAGAGCCGCCCGGGAGgggtggcacagcagcaggcagctctcAGCCCCGGCCTCGAGGCACCCTCCCGGCCGTGCCCCTCCCAGGGACGCCGGGAAGGCCAAAATCCCCGccaagagctgctcccaggaggaCGCGTCCCCCCTGGGCGATGCCAAGGCGCAGAAACACGTCACCTACGCGCCCACCAAGAGCGTCAGCATCGACAGCGCCCACCCGCCCAGGAAGGTGCGAGTGGCCGTGAGGAAAacgccccccgtgccccccgtcCGCTACGAGAGCCTGGGGAGGCACTCGGGGCCCGCTGGGGACTCCCTGGAGCCGGCGGAGCCACCGCGGGACCCCCCGGCACCGGCGGGAGAGGCGGAGGGGACACCGGAGGGGACACCAGAGGGACACCCGGGGCGCTCGTCCCCTAGCGCGGGGAAGGGCGGGCTGCTGAGCCCACCCCCCATCTCGGCACAGGTCTGTCCCTGGGAGCTGATCCAGGACGAGATCCTgagcaggaaacaaaaagccGCCGAGGCAGCAGAGTCAGGAATCCCCGGTGACACGGAGACCACCGGCCCCGAGCCCAAACCGGCCCCCGCCAAGACCTTCCGGAGCCTGGGCCTGGCCATCAAAGCCCTGAACCGCTCCCGGGGCAAGAGCATCctcagagggaggagggagagcgAGGGGAGCTTCAGGAagagggggagcagcaggagggagaagtcCAGTCTGGCCGAGGCTTCGGCCACGTCCCTCGGGGGCACCGGCCCGGACCCCGCTGCCAAAAGCCCCGAGGGGGGCAGGCAGAggccagagccccccagccGTGGGTACACGGTGCCCTGCCAGCACAACAACAACGCTGCCACCCCCGGGGAAGCCACGGGCTGGGGGGACAGCGGGACAGAAGGACAATGGGACAGTCTGGTGCCAGGGACAGCTGGTGGGGACGAAGTGGCAGAGCAGCCCGGTGGGAAAACACAGGTGGAGCCCCAGGAAGGGGACGGGGCTCCTGGGGTGGATCCAGGGAAGGACGTTCCTGCAGTGGATCCAGGGAAGGATGTTCCTGCAGTGGATCCAGGGAAGGACGTTCCTGCAGTGGATCCAGGGAAGGACGTTCCTGCAGTGGATCCAGGGAAGGATGTTCCTGCAGTGGATCCAGGGAAGGATGCTCCTGCAGTGGATCGAGGGAAGGATGCTCCTGCAGTCATGCTGGAGGAAGGAACAGCCAAAGGGCTCCAGGGGATGAATGGATCCATCCAGCCCCAGGAGCACACGGAGGAGGAGCAGCCACCTGCAAAGCCCACCCCaagcagcccccagccctccaCCACCAGCGTGCAGGGAGAGGCCAGGGGGAAGCCAAGGACTGGGGTTTTTCCCCCAGGATCCCTTGGAATCCCAGCGGGAAGGGGAGCTCTGCTGCGCCAAGAGGCCGTTGCTTCCCGGGAGGACGGGGGGCTCCCGGTGGGTGAGGAGAGCCCGGCAAAGGCACTGGGAAAGGGGAGCAGCCAGGATGAGCCCCTCGGTCCTGGGGGGAGCCAGGACACCGACAGAGCTCGGGATGCAGCGGGGAAAGCTGGga ctgtgcccaaaCCTTCATCCCAGCAAGCTGGGTCCGTGGACAGCAAAAAGGCCACCATCTGTCCGTGGGAAGTGGAGGATGAGCCACGTCCTAGAACAGAAATCTGCCCCTGGGaagaggctgcagctccagcagggaaggagggattgAGGCAGGACACCTCCAAAAGGGAAGGCAAGCCAGGATCCAGAGGAGTGGGAGATACCAAAGCAAAGCTGGCAGGGACGGGCGGCCGTcgggaacagcacagggacaccGGGATCTTCACAGAGCTCGTCaggaaaagcctggaaaaagcTGAGTCCAAGAAATCCCAGAGTATGGAGAGCATAAAGGAGGAGATCTGTCCTTGGGAGAGCCTGGGCACCGAGAAAGCCCTGGGACAACCCCCTGccaggagcacagcactgcccaaaTCACCTTCGGGGAAATCCCAGAGCACGGAGAGCCTGAAGGCAGAGATCTGTCCTTGGGAGGCTCAGGAGCCCAAATCCAGTGAAATCTGTCCCTGGGAGGGGGCTGAACCTCCATCAGGTAAAGAGAAACTCAGACCATCCACTGTGAGCAAAAGCCCTTCTGCAAGTCAGGATCTCCTGAAAGAAACTGGAGTTGGTGCATCcggaaaggaggagaaagcaaagagagaCCATGAGTCCATCTGTCCCTGGGAGAGCACAGACACGGAGCAGCCACTGCCCAAACTCCACACTGGGAGCACAGAGCCATCAAAGAAATCAGCAGAGATCTGTCCTTGGGAGGATCAGGAGGTCAAATCCAGTGACAAAGCTGAGATCTGTCCCTGGGAGAGCatggagcagcccctgggcaaAGCCCgtgcagggagcacagagccTTCCAAGAA ATCCCAGAGCAAGGAAAGCCTAAAAGCAGAGATCTGTCCCTGGGAGGATCAGGAGCCCAAGTCCAGTGACAGAGCAGAAATCTgtccctgggaaggggctgaacctccctcccagcagccaaaggcacagcaggtttcccaggggggctccaggggggaCAAGCGCATCACGCGCCAGGCAGCGCTGGCCAGCCCGGAGAGatccccagggaagggcagcagggacagggaggctGTGTGTCCCTGGGAGAGCCTGGGCACACAGGAACCCTCGGGACCATCCCATGTCGTGGGCACAGGGCTGCCGAAATCACCTTCGGGGAAATCTCAGAGCGTGGAGAGCCTGAAGGCAGAGATCTGTCCTTGGGAAGCTCAGGAGGTCAAATCCAGTGACAGAGCTGAAATCTGTCCCTGGGAGGGGGCTGAAGCTCAGCTGGACAAAGGAACAGCCCCAGGGAAGGACAGAGTCCCACCAAAAGGAGTGGCCACCTCCAAACTTGTGGAGAAGGGGAGCAGAGACCGTGAGTCCGTCTGTCCCTGGGAGAGCACGgagatggagcagccacaggccAAACCCCACACtgggagcaca GAGCCATCCAAGAAATCCGACAGCACGGAGAGCAGGAAATCTGAAATCTGCCCCTGGGAAACAGCAGAGCCCATGGGGTTGGAAAAGGAAAGCTCCAAAGCAGGTGTGCACCCACGGGGAGCTGACAGAACATCCCACCCCGGGATGGGAAAGCCAAAGCCggtggcaggagctggtgtTGGGTCTCCAACAGCCCTGCTGGAAAAATCCAAGGGCAGCTCTGATGGGGAGGCCAAACACAAGCCCCTGTGCCGGCTCCCGCCCAGCATCCAgcccccagggatgggcagcagctccaggcctGGCACTGGCCTGGCTGAGGTTTGTCCCTGGGAAGCAGAAGAGGCTCCATCAGCACCTGCCaagcccagcacagacacaagGAAAAGCTCGGAGGTGTGtccctgggaggaggagagggtggATCCCACCCCGACCCAccagggccagggcagagccagaggGACCCCCCGGGATGGAGAGGGGGGTGAGAGGGACACCCAGCCCGAGGTGTGCCCGTGGGATCACCAGTAG